From the genome of Longispora fulva:
GGCCGTGCAGGACAAACTCAACGCCATCGCCGACGCCCTGGCCGACCTGATGGCGTCCCAGGCCCACACCGCCCCGCAGTTGCAGCACGACCTCGAAGAGCTCCGCGACGCCGTCGGGCTGGAAGACAAAGAAAGCGCATGACCGGGCGCGACCGGCCCGGCGGCAGGACCAGGGCGCGTAGCCGATTGTCGGTGATAGCCCAGGGGCTGGTGGACGCGGCGGGGTCGACGATCACGGCGGCGGTGGTCGTCGCGACTGGGGGAGTCGTGAGACGTAGCGTCAGCGATCCGCTGTATGAGGGAGGTGGCAGGGCGCTCGCGCCGGGCAGCGGCCGTGACGCCTCGGTCGGTGTCAGCGCAGTTCGGGTGGCAGCGACGCTCCGACGCCGCGCACGGAGCGGAGTTCCATCTGTTCCGGCATGCCGGCGAGCAGTGGTACCGTCCGGTCGATGAACGGGCGCAGCTCGGGCCGGTTCAGGAACGCCTCGTGCTCCTCGCGGCCGATCCACAGGTCCTGTACCCAGATCACCTCGGGCTCGGCGACGGAGGCGGACACCAGGTACAGCAGGCACGCCGGGTTGTCGCGCAGCAGCCTGCCCGACGCGACGAGCAGTTCCAGCACCTCGTCGCGGTGCCCAGGCTTGGCGGTCAGCTTGTTCAACAGCGCGTACATCATGCCTTCGACGCTACGCCCGGACTGCGGCGCCGATCCGGCGTTTTCACAAGTGGTCGGCGCCGGCGGTCGATGACGATGGCCAACGAACCAGGGCTGCATTCGCATCCGGCCGCATCCTGGGACGGATCCCATATGTACCCACAGGTGGCCGTTCCGTGGGCTCTCTCGCTGTGACGGGGTCGCTGACGACACCCGCGCGCATGAAACTCTGGCCCGGCCCCCGGGTAGCGGGGCCGGGCCAGATGGGAGCACGAGGAGTTACAGGGTCAGCGACCAGTAGTCAAGGGTGCCCTGGTCGCCGGGGCCGTAATCGGTGACCCGCAGCTGCCAGGTCCCGGAAGCGGCCGAGGCGACCCCGGTGGCGGTGAACGTCCGCTCCCCGTTCCACGGCGTGCACGGGTAGTTGCCGCTGCCGGAGAACTTCACGGTGTACACCTGCCCGCCCGGCGCGACGAGGGAGATGCCCAGGTCCTCCGAGCAGGTGTGGCTGAGCCCGATCCGCAGGCTGACCGAGGTCGCGGCCTGTCCGGTGGCCGTGGAGGTCACCGGGCTGAAGAGGCGCTGGTTGTCGCGGATCGGGTAGTCGGTGTCGCTGCGGAAGGTGCGGGCCGGGGCTCCGCCGGTGACGGTAAGGGTGTACTCGACGGCGTGGGTCAACGCCGGGTCGCTGGCAGCCGTGCCGAGGACGGTGATCGGGTAGGTGCCGGCCGGCGTGGTCGAGGAGGCCGAGACGGTCATCGTCGACGAGGCCCCCGACTGCACGGAGTTCGGGTTGAGGGTGACGGTGATCCCCACTGGCGCGGCGGCCCCCATGCTGGCGGTGAGGTTCACAGTCCGCGCGCTTCCGACGGTGGTGGCCGTGTTCACCGTGGTGGTCGTGGAGGCTCCGGCGGCGACGGTGCCCGAGGCCGGGCTGAGGCCGATCGAGAAGTCGCCGGCCGGATCGGATCCGGTGACCCGCAGCGTGTAGGTGGCGGTGTGCGTTGCTGATCCCGTGCCGGTGACCGTGATCGGATAGGTCCCCGGCGGGGTGTTCGCGCTGGTCGCGAGTGTGAGAGTCGACGAGGAGCCGGACTGCACCGAGGTGGGGGAGAACGAGGCGGTGACGCCACTGGGCAGGCCCGATGCGCTCAGGGCGACGGACTGGGCGGCTCCGGAGGTCGTGGCCGTGTTCACGGTGACGCTCGCGGCCTGGCCCGGCCCGACGTCGCCGCTGGTCGGGCTGGTCGACACCGAGAAGTCATTCGCGGGGGTACCGGTGCCCAGGTGCCGCCAGCCCGACTGGTCCCCGTGCCCGTCGATGATTTTCTGGATGTTGGCGGCCTGGTCGACCACCCGCATGCCCATCTGCGGGCCGTTGCAGTTGGAGTCGCCCCCGGAGTGCACGGCGATCAGCTTTGCGCCGACGACATACCCGGCTCCGCTGTCACCCACGCAGGTGCCGACGTCGCCGTTCACGGGGCCGAAGCACAGGATCTTGCCGGTCTTGAAGTCGTAGCCCTTGTCCTTGCAGGTCTGCTCGGTCGTGACGGGGAAGGTGGCCTTGCGGGCGATCGTGGAGTTGGTGCCGCCGCCGATCTGGCCCCAGCTGATCATCGTGGAGTTGGTGCCGACCGCCTCGTCGGCGGCGGTGCCGATCTGGACGTAGGAGGTGCCGACGGGTTTGGCCAGGACCCAGATGCCGATGTCGCCGCACTGCAGTCCCTCGTTGCAGTTCGGGTAGTCAGGGTGCAGCCACGCGTCGACCGGCTTCACCTCGATCCCCTCGGTAGTGGCCATGTCGGTGCGCCCGACGATCACGGTGCGCACGTCCCAGGTCTCCACCTTCATCGTGCAGTGCCCGGCCGTCATGAACAGCGTCGGCGACAGCAGCACCCCGCTACACGACTCGCGGTACGGGTGCGCGCTGCCCGGCCGGGTGCTCACCGCCGCCCAGGGATAGTCCGCGACGGATACCGGGGTGCCGCCCCGGATCGCCTCGGCCGTACCCGGCAGGGTCAGGACCGCGAGCACGGCGACGGCCAGCGCGGCGAGTGTCCTCATAGTCAGTTTTCGCATGAAGTCATGCTCGTGAACGCACCCGTCCGGGGAATCCGGGGAATCCCTTGTCGTGGGCATGTCACTCGACGGCTGTGCCTGCGTGCGTCCGCCGAGGTGAAGACAAGGGATTGTTCTGTATAAATGTACGGAGGTCAGACCGTAGCTTGTGGCCATGAAACCTCTTATCAGGGCAATCCCCCTCGCAATGGTGATCGGCCTGTTCGGCGCCGCGCCGGCTCTGGCCGCGACGGATGCGGTCGAGCCGGCCCCGCTGCTGAGCGCGGGACAGTCGGTGGTCGGCGAGTACATCGTGGTGCTGAAGGACAACGCCGGCCTGGTGCCCGACAACCCGCTGCCGACCTTCGGGCTCACGGCGAGCGAGGCGCGGGTCAAGTACACCTACAACGTCGCACTACGGGGCTTCGCGGCCTCGCTCACCGACGAGGCGCTGGCGAAGGTCCGGCGCAATCCCGCTGTGAAGTACGTGTCCACGAACGGGATCAACCACATGGCCTCGGCGGCCCCGGTCACCCAGGACAACCCGCCGAACTGGGGGCTGGACCGGGTCGACCAGGCGAACCTGCCGCTGGACAAGAAGTACACCTACAACGCCGACGGATCCGGGGTGCGGATCTATGTCGTGGACGGCGGGATCCGCTCCACGCACACCGACTTCGGCGGCCGGGTCGCGGTCAGCGAGGGCCATTCGATCTTCGACGACGGCAACGGCACCGAGGACTGTCCCTCCAACGGGCACGGCACCCACGTCGCGAGCACGGCCGGCGGCACCCTCTACGGGGTAGCGAAGAAGGCAACCCTGGTGCCGGTGCGCCAGTTCCAGGGCTGCAACACGTCCAACACGGACGCCGACGTCGTCAAGGCCACCGACTGGGTGACAGCCAACGCGAAGAAGCCTGCCGTGGCGAACTTCAGCACCGGCGACCCGGACCTGACCCACCCGACCGTCGACGACGCGATCGAACGGCTCAGCGACTCCGGGGTGACCGTG
Proteins encoded in this window:
- a CDS encoding putative quinol monooxygenase, with protein sequence MMYALLNKLTAKPGHRDEVLELLVASGRLLRDNPACLLYLVSASVAEPEVIWVQDLWIGREEHEAFLNRPELRPFIDRTVPLLAGMPEQMELRSVRGVGASLPPELR
- a CDS encoding trypsin-like serine protease: MRKLTMRTLAALAVAVLAVLTLPGTAEAIRGGTPVSVADYPWAAVSTRPGSAHPYRESCSGVLLSPTLFMTAGHCTMKVETWDVRTVIVGRTDMATTEGIEVKPVDAWLHPDYPNCNEGLQCGDIGIWVLAKPVGTSYVQIGTAADEAVGTNSTMISWGQIGGGTNSTIARKATFPVTTEQTCKDKGYDFKTGKILCFGPVNGDVGTCVGDSGAGYVVGAKLIAVHSGGDSNCNGPQMGMRVVDQAANIQKIIDGHGDQSGWRHLGTGTPANDFSVSTSPTSGDVGPGQAASVTVNTATTSGAAQSVALSASGLPSGVTASFSPTSVQSGSSSTLTLATSANTPPGTYPITVTGTGSATHTATYTLRVTGSDPAGDFSIGLSPASGTVAAGASTTTTVNTATTVGSARTVNLTASMGAAAPVGITVTLNPNSVQSGASSTMTVSASSTTPAGTYPITVLGTAASDPALTHAVEYTLTVTGGAPARTFRSDTDYPIRDNQRLFSPVTSTATGQAATSVSLRIGLSHTCSEDLGISLVAPGGQVYTVKFSGSGNYPCTPWNGERTFTATGVASAASGTWQLRVTDYGPGDQGTLDYWSLTL